From Hermetia illucens chromosome 6, iHerIll2.2.curated.20191125, whole genome shotgun sequence, one genomic window encodes:
- the LOC119660032 gene encoding uncharacterized protein LOC119660032, with the protein MEGFVRYFFVFITCSSLSLARRECMRIDMLSVRHGQTGGYTTIFSTFLNDTFVDIRADVLRTVENPTWGIEVTRWGPAQRSTNFFNTSILLCEMERMSRRNLFLQVFREVVKDMTNFTLKCPLVAGR; encoded by the exons ATGGAAGGCTTCGTTAGATACTTTTTCGTATTCATTACCTGTTCATCCCTGTCATTAGCTCGTAGG GAGTGCATGCGAATAGACATGCTTAGCGTTCGACATGGACAAACCGGCGGATATACCACTATATTTTCTACTTTTCTGAACGACACTTTTGTTGATATTAGAGCTGATGTTCTACGAACTGTGGAGAATCCAACATGGGGCATTGAGGTAACAAGATGGGGTCCTGCACAAAGGTCAACAAACTTTTTCAACACATCAATTCTACTTTGCGAAATGGAGCGGATGTCTAGAAGAAATTTATTTCTACAAGTATTTCGCGAGGTTGTCAAGGATATGACTAACTTCACGTTGAAATGTCCTTTGGTGGCCGGACG CTaa